A part of Antechinus flavipes isolate AdamAnt ecotype Samford, QLD, Australia chromosome 6, AdamAnt_v2, whole genome shotgun sequence genomic DNA contains:
- the ZNF518B gene encoding zinc finger protein 518B isoform X3, translating to MPGTEHAEDCIPEISLTEGLELNTHLFLEMQIKKMKEIIPQLYTNQVNDRNNSLTTSPKQLDSEHVNQPNGHETQPNGHEAHLHGYQERRAEDDDRMSIVTCMRCRSVQKIPLEELKKDQMFFACVKCNLGISPPFPSLNDIPNAIDLGNKDNATSRTNANQFKVKNFQPGKYYCDKCRFSTKDALQYKKHTLQHEDVRFFCSHCSYVSYTKGEFQRHLVKHTGTFPYQCEYCDYGAVRNDYIVKHTRRVHEPSGEKRPFKQTLEYQSKRICFSKQNSEIFSEVPKSSSFLNEPSDLSLCFPGHGDQDRADCDDAIPFKKSKECSKEEAASAPDQACLPEPSKVNFFENENIEVELLSPAKEAVKPGVPLTVVAPAELKVPENCLAQLIDVKVVNGTQQLVLKLIPLREKSSFAPGFNEGKYELVSRSTVPNEREKLVPTEQALPAVDRSPEKPLAFNHLHSTDYTQVKDLSRRKTCVSQVLKNKVETYQSPCKSCPHRDRIGEWRQEMPSVAYRAALSPVSSRDGDMKQNKCCSSLSVMNSGTLCSPLKRSGVLPHLSALSPHQNRSLNHLEKSPSTCKPAEAIGTFAERGILPVSSRASLHRNEVGSFKMVACSKPLKQAQAKEPSGSPNQVPDSSSHGEQSHITLIGENDNKTQDPEEIILEDLMGITIQNSECTSSDGPIISSVFSLSSGIENIPEGIKWDDASCSRTPSVSSLHRKFAQLVAATDSSAPSSSTVDHLSLPLGTPIDYVLGHTALNLDPRPRRELQNNVAGIEQFPRQQMQGQESKEKHPEAGERRKGPDARPGLGKLSSTEKERLVENKRPCDAFGNKRPSPTSVSFNFLEQVGEDLSLTNKSQSTESSRNLGTSLANKPNQELTTSTVFNQANSACSQPKEATDKDQQEKMSFKDPTGSKINTKQAVIAKKKTKLQSDNSNLLPDVCIFMTSRHLRLMPVKTEQLIKCPRRNQPVVVLNHPDVDSVEVINVMKVVNKYKGNVLKVVLSERTCDQLGVKRHHSRLIYQNTEAVFPVKKQTMLKMKLKKIHKNSYQVVDSLPVLEGPT from the exons ATGCCAGGAACGGAACATGCCGAGGATTGCATACCAGAGATATCATTGACTGAAGGTCTGGAACTCAACACCCACTTGTTTttagaaatgcagattaagaaaatgaaggaaataataccACAGTTGTATACAAATCAGGTGAATGACAGAAATAACTCTTTGACTACATCCCCCAAACAACTTGACAGTGAACATGTGAATCAGCCCAATGGGCATGAAACTCAGCCCAATGGGCATGAAGCTCACCTCCATGGTTATCAAGAGAGAAGGGCAGAGGATGATGACAGGATGTCTATTGTGACTTGTATGAGGTGTAGAAGTGTTCAAAAAATCCCACTCGAGGAGCTGAAAAAGGACCAGATGTTCTTTGCGTGTGTCAAGTGCAACTTAGGTatatctcctcctttcccttccttgaaTGATATACCAAATGCCATTGATTTAGGAAATAAAGATAATGCTACTTCAAGGACTAATGCTAAccaatttaaagtaaaaaacttTCAGCCAGGCAAATATTACTGTGATAAGTGCCGGTTTTCTACCAAGGACGCTCTGCAATATAAAAAGCACACACTCCAGCATGAAGATGTAAGATTCTTTTGTTCACACTGCAGCTATGTCTCCTACACAAAAGGAGAATTCCAGAGGCATTTGGTGAAACACACAGGGACATTTCCGTATCAGTGTGAGTATTGTGATTATGGTGCTGTCAGAAATGATTACATAGTTAAACACACACGACGAGTTCATGAGCCCAGTGGAGAGAAGCGACCTTTTAAACAGACTCTGGAATACCAGTCAAAGAGAATCTGTTTTTCCAAACAGAACTCTGAGATTTTCAGTGAAGTTCCTAAGTCAAGTTCTTTTCTGAATGAGCCATCAGATTTGTCTTTATGTTTCCCTGGCCATGGAGATCAGGACAGAGCAGACTGTGATGATGCTATTCCCTTTAAAAAGTCCAAGGAGTGCAGCAAGGAGGAAGCAGCTTCAGCTCCTGACCAAGCCTGCCTTCCAGAACCAAGCAAAGTTAacttttttgagaatgaaaacaTAGAAGTCGAGTTATTGTCACCAGCCAAAGAAGCCGTGAAGCCAGGCGTGCCGCTGACTGTGGTGGCCCCAGCCGAACTGAAAGTCCCCGAAAACTGTTTAGCCCAGTTGATAGATGTGAAGGTAGTCAATGGAACCCAGCAACTTGTTCTAAAGTTAATTCCTCTGAGAGAAAAAAGTAGCTTTGCACCTGGCTTTAATGAAGGTAAGTATGAGCTTGTGAGCAGATCCACAGTGCCAAATGAGCGAGAAAAACTAGTGCCTACTGAACAAGCTCTACCAGCAGTGGACAGGAGTCCTGAAAAGCCATTGGCCTTTAATCATCTGCACTCCACAGATTACACCCAAGTGAAGGATCTAAGTCGCAGAAAAACTTGTGTTTCTCAAGTGTTAAAGAATAAAGTGGAGACTTATCAAAGCCCATGTAAGTCCTGTCCACATCGTGACAGAATTGGGGAGTGGAGGCAAGAAATGCCTTCAGTTGCGTATCGAGCAGCTCTTTCTCCTGTTTCCTCAAGAGATGGTGATATGAAACAAAATAAGTGTTGTTCGTCGTTGTCTGTGATGAACAGTGGCACTTTATGCAGTCCTTTGAAAAGGTCGGGTGTTTTGCCACATTTGTCTGCCCTCTCCCCCCATCAGAACCGATCTCTGAATCATTTAGAGAAATCACCTTCAACTTGCAAACCTGCTGAAGCTATTGGGACTTTTGCAGAAAGAGGCATTTTGCCAGTAAGTTCAAGGGCCTCTCTGCATAGGAATGAAGTTGGTAGTTTTAAAATGGTAGCTTGCAGCAAACCACTAAAACAAGCACAAGCGAAAGAACCTTCAGGTAGTCCAAATCAGGTGCCAGATTCCTCTTCACATGGTGAACAATCACACATCACCTTAAttggagaaaatgataataagACCCAAGACCCTGAGGAGATTATTTTGGAAGATCTGATGGGAATTACTATTCAGAATTCAGAATGCACTTCATCAGATGGTCCTATCATTTCATCAGTATTTTCTCTCAGTTCTGGGATTGAAAATATCCCCGAAGGAATTAAATGGGACGATGCAAGTTGTAGTAGGACACCATCAGTCAGTTCATTGCATAGAAAATTTGCCCAGTTGGTTGCTGCTACTGATTCTTCAGCACCTTCATCAAGCACTGTGGACCACCTCTCCCTACCTTTGGGAACTCCTATAGACTATGTTCTGGGACATACCGCACTCAACCTGGATCCTCGCCCACGTCGGGAACTCCAGAACAATGTTGCTGGTATTGAACAATTTCCTCGTCAGCAGATGCAAGGTCAGGAAAGCAAGGAGAAGCACCCGGAGgctggagaaaggaggaagggtcCTGATGCCAGACCTGGCTTGGGAAAACTCAGTTCCACTGAGAAGGAACGTTTGGTAGAGAATAAGCGGCCTTGTGATGCGTTTGGCAACAAAAGGCCGTCACCAACATCTGTTTCCTTCAATTTTCTTGAACAAGTAGGCGAAGACTTATCTTTGACAAATAAAAGTCAGTCAACAGAGAGTTCCAGGAATCTTGGTACATCATTGGCGAATAAACCAAATCAAGAACTGACTACTAGTACTGTCTTTAACCAAGCAAATTCTGCATGTTCACAACCAAAAGAAGCCACTGACAAGGatcaacaggaaaaaatgagtttCAAAGATCCCACGGGGTCCAAAATTAATACAAAGCAGGCAGTTATcgccaagaaaaaaacaaaactccagtCCGACAACAGCAACTTGCTTCCGgatgtttgtatttttatgacATCAAGACATCTCAGACTTATGCCTGTCAAAACAGAACAATTGATTAAATGCCCCCGCCGGAACCAGCCAGTTGTTGTGTTAAACCATCCAGATGTTGACTCAGTGGAAGTAATTAACGTGATGAAGGTTGTCAACAAGTACAAAGGCAATGTCCTTAAAGTGGTTTTATCTGAGCGAACATGTGACCAGCTAGGTGTAAAACGGCATCACAGTCGACTTATCTATCAGAACACGGAGGCAGTGTTCCCAGTGAAAAAGCAGACTATGctgaaaatgaaacttaaaaagaTCCACAAGAACAGCTACCAGGTAGTGGATTCCTTACCAG tacTCGAAGGGCCTACTTAA
- the ZNF518B gene encoding zinc finger protein 518B isoform X1 encodes MPGTEHAEDCIPEISLTEGLELNTHLFLEMQIKKMKEIIPQLYTNQVNDRNNSLTTSPKQLDSEHVNQPNGHETQPNGHEAHLHGYQERRAEDDDRMSIVTCMRCRSVQKIPLEELKKDQMFFACVKCNLGISPPFPSLNDIPNAIDLGNKDNATSRTNANQFKVKNFQPGKYYCDKCRFSTKDALQYKKHTLQHEDVRFFCSHCSYVSYTKGEFQRHLVKHTGTFPYQCEYCDYGAVRNDYIVKHTRRVHEPSGEKRPFKQTLEYQSKRICFSKQNSEIFSEVPKSSSFLNEPSDLSLCFPGHGDQDRADCDDAIPFKKSKECSKEEAASAPDQACLPEPSKVNFFENENIEVELLSPAKEAVKPGVPLTVVAPAELKVPENCLAQLIDVKVVNGTQQLVLKLIPLREKSSFAPGFNEGKYELVSRSTVPNEREKLVPTEQALPAVDRSPEKPLAFNHLHSTDYTQVKDLSRRKTCVSQVLKNKVETYQSPCKSCPHRDRIGEWRQEMPSVAYRAALSPVSSRDGDMKQNKCCSSLSVMNSGTLCSPLKRSGVLPHLSALSPHQNRSLNHLEKSPSTCKPAEAIGTFAERGILPVSSRASLHRNEVGSFKMVACSKPLKQAQAKEPSGSPNQVPDSSSHGEQSHITLIGENDNKTQDPEEIILEDLMGITIQNSECTSSDGPIISSVFSLSSGIENIPEGIKWDDASCSRTPSVSSLHRKFAQLVAATDSSAPSSSTVDHLSLPLGTPIDYVLGHTALNLDPRPRRELQNNVAGIEQFPRQQMQGQESKEKHPEAGERRKGPDARPGLGKLSSTEKERLVENKRPCDAFGNKRPSPTSVSFNFLEQVGEDLSLTNKSQSTESSRNLGTSLANKPNQELTTSTVFNQANSACSQPKEATDKDQQEKMSFKDPTGSKINTKQAVIAKKKTKLQSDNSNLLPDVCIFMTSRHLRLMPVKTEQLIKCPRRNQPVVVLNHPDVDSVEVINVMKVVNKYKGNVLKVVLSERTCDQLGVKRHHSRLIYQNTEAVFPVKKQTMLKMKLKKIHKNSYQVVDSLPGESVQGMFKCWFCGRIYEDQEEWMSHGQRHLIEATRDWEQLSPPLGIPK; translated from the coding sequence ATGCCAGGAACGGAACATGCCGAGGATTGCATACCAGAGATATCATTGACTGAAGGTCTGGAACTCAACACCCACTTGTTTttagaaatgcagattaagaaaatgaaggaaataataccACAGTTGTATACAAATCAGGTGAATGACAGAAATAACTCTTTGACTACATCCCCCAAACAACTTGACAGTGAACATGTGAATCAGCCCAATGGGCATGAAACTCAGCCCAATGGGCATGAAGCTCACCTCCATGGTTATCAAGAGAGAAGGGCAGAGGATGATGACAGGATGTCTATTGTGACTTGTATGAGGTGTAGAAGTGTTCAAAAAATCCCACTCGAGGAGCTGAAAAAGGACCAGATGTTCTTTGCGTGTGTCAAGTGCAACTTAGGTatatctcctcctttcccttccttgaaTGATATACCAAATGCCATTGATTTAGGAAATAAAGATAATGCTACTTCAAGGACTAATGCTAAccaatttaaagtaaaaaacttTCAGCCAGGCAAATATTACTGTGATAAGTGCCGGTTTTCTACCAAGGACGCTCTGCAATATAAAAAGCACACACTCCAGCATGAAGATGTAAGATTCTTTTGTTCACACTGCAGCTATGTCTCCTACACAAAAGGAGAATTCCAGAGGCATTTGGTGAAACACACAGGGACATTTCCGTATCAGTGTGAGTATTGTGATTATGGTGCTGTCAGAAATGATTACATAGTTAAACACACACGACGAGTTCATGAGCCCAGTGGAGAGAAGCGACCTTTTAAACAGACTCTGGAATACCAGTCAAAGAGAATCTGTTTTTCCAAACAGAACTCTGAGATTTTCAGTGAAGTTCCTAAGTCAAGTTCTTTTCTGAATGAGCCATCAGATTTGTCTTTATGTTTCCCTGGCCATGGAGATCAGGACAGAGCAGACTGTGATGATGCTATTCCCTTTAAAAAGTCCAAGGAGTGCAGCAAGGAGGAAGCAGCTTCAGCTCCTGACCAAGCCTGCCTTCCAGAACCAAGCAAAGTTAacttttttgagaatgaaaacaTAGAAGTCGAGTTATTGTCACCAGCCAAAGAAGCCGTGAAGCCAGGCGTGCCGCTGACTGTGGTGGCCCCAGCCGAACTGAAAGTCCCCGAAAACTGTTTAGCCCAGTTGATAGATGTGAAGGTAGTCAATGGAACCCAGCAACTTGTTCTAAAGTTAATTCCTCTGAGAGAAAAAAGTAGCTTTGCACCTGGCTTTAATGAAGGTAAGTATGAGCTTGTGAGCAGATCCACAGTGCCAAATGAGCGAGAAAAACTAGTGCCTACTGAACAAGCTCTACCAGCAGTGGACAGGAGTCCTGAAAAGCCATTGGCCTTTAATCATCTGCACTCCACAGATTACACCCAAGTGAAGGATCTAAGTCGCAGAAAAACTTGTGTTTCTCAAGTGTTAAAGAATAAAGTGGAGACTTATCAAAGCCCATGTAAGTCCTGTCCACATCGTGACAGAATTGGGGAGTGGAGGCAAGAAATGCCTTCAGTTGCGTATCGAGCAGCTCTTTCTCCTGTTTCCTCAAGAGATGGTGATATGAAACAAAATAAGTGTTGTTCGTCGTTGTCTGTGATGAACAGTGGCACTTTATGCAGTCCTTTGAAAAGGTCGGGTGTTTTGCCACATTTGTCTGCCCTCTCCCCCCATCAGAACCGATCTCTGAATCATTTAGAGAAATCACCTTCAACTTGCAAACCTGCTGAAGCTATTGGGACTTTTGCAGAAAGAGGCATTTTGCCAGTAAGTTCAAGGGCCTCTCTGCATAGGAATGAAGTTGGTAGTTTTAAAATGGTAGCTTGCAGCAAACCACTAAAACAAGCACAAGCGAAAGAACCTTCAGGTAGTCCAAATCAGGTGCCAGATTCCTCTTCACATGGTGAACAATCACACATCACCTTAAttggagaaaatgataataagACCCAAGACCCTGAGGAGATTATTTTGGAAGATCTGATGGGAATTACTATTCAGAATTCAGAATGCACTTCATCAGATGGTCCTATCATTTCATCAGTATTTTCTCTCAGTTCTGGGATTGAAAATATCCCCGAAGGAATTAAATGGGACGATGCAAGTTGTAGTAGGACACCATCAGTCAGTTCATTGCATAGAAAATTTGCCCAGTTGGTTGCTGCTACTGATTCTTCAGCACCTTCATCAAGCACTGTGGACCACCTCTCCCTACCTTTGGGAACTCCTATAGACTATGTTCTGGGACATACCGCACTCAACCTGGATCCTCGCCCACGTCGGGAACTCCAGAACAATGTTGCTGGTATTGAACAATTTCCTCGTCAGCAGATGCAAGGTCAGGAAAGCAAGGAGAAGCACCCGGAGgctggagaaaggaggaagggtcCTGATGCCAGACCTGGCTTGGGAAAACTCAGTTCCACTGAGAAGGAACGTTTGGTAGAGAATAAGCGGCCTTGTGATGCGTTTGGCAACAAAAGGCCGTCACCAACATCTGTTTCCTTCAATTTTCTTGAACAAGTAGGCGAAGACTTATCTTTGACAAATAAAAGTCAGTCAACAGAGAGTTCCAGGAATCTTGGTACATCATTGGCGAATAAACCAAATCAAGAACTGACTACTAGTACTGTCTTTAACCAAGCAAATTCTGCATGTTCACAACCAAAAGAAGCCACTGACAAGGatcaacaggaaaaaatgagtttCAAAGATCCCACGGGGTCCAAAATTAATACAAAGCAGGCAGTTATcgccaagaaaaaaacaaaactccagtCCGACAACAGCAACTTGCTTCCGgatgtttgtatttttatgacATCAAGACATCTCAGACTTATGCCTGTCAAAACAGAACAATTGATTAAATGCCCCCGCCGGAACCAGCCAGTTGTTGTGTTAAACCATCCAGATGTTGACTCAGTGGAAGTAATTAACGTGATGAAGGTTGTCAACAAGTACAAAGGCAATGTCCTTAAAGTGGTTTTATCTGAGCGAACATGTGACCAGCTAGGTGTAAAACGGCATCACAGTCGACTTATCTATCAGAACACGGAGGCAGTGTTCCCAGTGAAAAAGCAGACTATGctgaaaatgaaacttaaaaagaTCCACAAGAACAGCTACCAGGTAGTGGATTCCTTACCAGGTGAATCAGTACAGGGTATGTTTAAATGTTGGTTTTGTGGAAGGATATATGAAGACCAGGAAGAGTGGATGAGTCATGGGCAGCGACACTTGATAGAAGCAACCAGAGATTGGGAGCAGctttctcctcctttggggatccCCAAATGA
- the ZNF518B gene encoding zinc finger protein 518B isoform X4: protein MPGTEHAEDCIPEISLTEGLELNTHLFLEMQIKKMKEIIPQLYTNQVNDRNNSLTTSPKQLDSEHVNQPNGHETQPNGHEAHLHGYQERRAEDDDRMSIVTCMRCRSVQKIPLEELKKDQMFFACVKCNLGISPPFPSLNDIPNAIDLGNKDNATSRTNANQFKVKNFQPGKYYCDKCRFSTKDALQYKKHTLQHEDVRFFCSHCSYVSYTKGEFQRHLVKHTGTFPYQCEYCDYGAVRNDYIVKHTRRVHEPSGEKRPFKQTLEYQSKRICFSKQNSEIFSEVPKSSSFLNEPSDLSLCFPGHGDQDRADCDDAIPFKKSKECSKEEAASAPDQACLPEPSKVNFFENENIEVELLSPAKEAVKPGVPLTVVAPAELKVPENCLAQLIDVKVVNGTQQLVLKLIPLREKSSFAPGFNEGKYELVSRSTVPNEREKLVPTEQALPAVDRSPEKPLAFNHLHSTDYTQVKDLSRRKTCVSQVLKNKVETYQSPCKSCPHRDRIGEWRQEMPSVAYRAALSPVSSRDGDMKQNKCCSSLSVMNSGTLCSPLKRSGVLPHLSALSPHQNRSLNHLEKSPSTCKPAEAIGTFAERGILPVSSRASLHRNEVGSFKMVACSKPLKQAQAKEPSGSPNQVPDSSSHGEQSHITLIGENDNKTQDPEEIILEDLMGITIQNSECTSSDGPIISSVFSLSSGIENIPEGIKWDDASCSRTPSVSSLHRKFAQLVAATDSSAPSSSTVDHLSLPLGTPIDYVLGHTALNLDPRPRRELQNNVAGIEQFPRQQMQGQESKEKHPEAGERRKGPDARPGLGKLSSTEKERLVENKRPCDAFGNKRPSPTSVSFNFLEQVGEDLSLTNKSQSTESSRNLGTSLANKPNQELTTSTVFNQANSACSQPKEATDKDQQEKMSFKDPTGSKINTKQAVIAKKKTKLQSDNSNLLPDVCIFMTSRHLRLMPVKTEQLIKCPRRNQPVVVLNHPDVDSVEVINVMKVVNKYKGNVLKVVLSERTCDQLGVKRHHSRLIYQNTEAVFPVKKQTMLKMKLKKIHKNSYQYSKGLLNYSL, encoded by the exons ATGCCAGGAACGGAACATGCCGAGGATTGCATACCAGAGATATCATTGACTGAAGGTCTGGAACTCAACACCCACTTGTTTttagaaatgcagattaagaaaatgaaggaaataataccACAGTTGTATACAAATCAGGTGAATGACAGAAATAACTCTTTGACTACATCCCCCAAACAACTTGACAGTGAACATGTGAATCAGCCCAATGGGCATGAAACTCAGCCCAATGGGCATGAAGCTCACCTCCATGGTTATCAAGAGAGAAGGGCAGAGGATGATGACAGGATGTCTATTGTGACTTGTATGAGGTGTAGAAGTGTTCAAAAAATCCCACTCGAGGAGCTGAAAAAGGACCAGATGTTCTTTGCGTGTGTCAAGTGCAACTTAGGTatatctcctcctttcccttccttgaaTGATATACCAAATGCCATTGATTTAGGAAATAAAGATAATGCTACTTCAAGGACTAATGCTAAccaatttaaagtaaaaaacttTCAGCCAGGCAAATATTACTGTGATAAGTGCCGGTTTTCTACCAAGGACGCTCTGCAATATAAAAAGCACACACTCCAGCATGAAGATGTAAGATTCTTTTGTTCACACTGCAGCTATGTCTCCTACACAAAAGGAGAATTCCAGAGGCATTTGGTGAAACACACAGGGACATTTCCGTATCAGTGTGAGTATTGTGATTATGGTGCTGTCAGAAATGATTACATAGTTAAACACACACGACGAGTTCATGAGCCCAGTGGAGAGAAGCGACCTTTTAAACAGACTCTGGAATACCAGTCAAAGAGAATCTGTTTTTCCAAACAGAACTCTGAGATTTTCAGTGAAGTTCCTAAGTCAAGTTCTTTTCTGAATGAGCCATCAGATTTGTCTTTATGTTTCCCTGGCCATGGAGATCAGGACAGAGCAGACTGTGATGATGCTATTCCCTTTAAAAAGTCCAAGGAGTGCAGCAAGGAGGAAGCAGCTTCAGCTCCTGACCAAGCCTGCCTTCCAGAACCAAGCAAAGTTAacttttttgagaatgaaaacaTAGAAGTCGAGTTATTGTCACCAGCCAAAGAAGCCGTGAAGCCAGGCGTGCCGCTGACTGTGGTGGCCCCAGCCGAACTGAAAGTCCCCGAAAACTGTTTAGCCCAGTTGATAGATGTGAAGGTAGTCAATGGAACCCAGCAACTTGTTCTAAAGTTAATTCCTCTGAGAGAAAAAAGTAGCTTTGCACCTGGCTTTAATGAAGGTAAGTATGAGCTTGTGAGCAGATCCACAGTGCCAAATGAGCGAGAAAAACTAGTGCCTACTGAACAAGCTCTACCAGCAGTGGACAGGAGTCCTGAAAAGCCATTGGCCTTTAATCATCTGCACTCCACAGATTACACCCAAGTGAAGGATCTAAGTCGCAGAAAAACTTGTGTTTCTCAAGTGTTAAAGAATAAAGTGGAGACTTATCAAAGCCCATGTAAGTCCTGTCCACATCGTGACAGAATTGGGGAGTGGAGGCAAGAAATGCCTTCAGTTGCGTATCGAGCAGCTCTTTCTCCTGTTTCCTCAAGAGATGGTGATATGAAACAAAATAAGTGTTGTTCGTCGTTGTCTGTGATGAACAGTGGCACTTTATGCAGTCCTTTGAAAAGGTCGGGTGTTTTGCCACATTTGTCTGCCCTCTCCCCCCATCAGAACCGATCTCTGAATCATTTAGAGAAATCACCTTCAACTTGCAAACCTGCTGAAGCTATTGGGACTTTTGCAGAAAGAGGCATTTTGCCAGTAAGTTCAAGGGCCTCTCTGCATAGGAATGAAGTTGGTAGTTTTAAAATGGTAGCTTGCAGCAAACCACTAAAACAAGCACAAGCGAAAGAACCTTCAGGTAGTCCAAATCAGGTGCCAGATTCCTCTTCACATGGTGAACAATCACACATCACCTTAAttggagaaaatgataataagACCCAAGACCCTGAGGAGATTATTTTGGAAGATCTGATGGGAATTACTATTCAGAATTCAGAATGCACTTCATCAGATGGTCCTATCATTTCATCAGTATTTTCTCTCAGTTCTGGGATTGAAAATATCCCCGAAGGAATTAAATGGGACGATGCAAGTTGTAGTAGGACACCATCAGTCAGTTCATTGCATAGAAAATTTGCCCAGTTGGTTGCTGCTACTGATTCTTCAGCACCTTCATCAAGCACTGTGGACCACCTCTCCCTACCTTTGGGAACTCCTATAGACTATGTTCTGGGACATACCGCACTCAACCTGGATCCTCGCCCACGTCGGGAACTCCAGAACAATGTTGCTGGTATTGAACAATTTCCTCGTCAGCAGATGCAAGGTCAGGAAAGCAAGGAGAAGCACCCGGAGgctggagaaaggaggaagggtcCTGATGCCAGACCTGGCTTGGGAAAACTCAGTTCCACTGAGAAGGAACGTTTGGTAGAGAATAAGCGGCCTTGTGATGCGTTTGGCAACAAAAGGCCGTCACCAACATCTGTTTCCTTCAATTTTCTTGAACAAGTAGGCGAAGACTTATCTTTGACAAATAAAAGTCAGTCAACAGAGAGTTCCAGGAATCTTGGTACATCATTGGCGAATAAACCAAATCAAGAACTGACTACTAGTACTGTCTTTAACCAAGCAAATTCTGCATGTTCACAACCAAAAGAAGCCACTGACAAGGatcaacaggaaaaaatgagtttCAAAGATCCCACGGGGTCCAAAATTAATACAAAGCAGGCAGTTATcgccaagaaaaaaacaaaactccagtCCGACAACAGCAACTTGCTTCCGgatgtttgtatttttatgacATCAAGACATCTCAGACTTATGCCTGTCAAAACAGAACAATTGATTAAATGCCCCCGCCGGAACCAGCCAGTTGTTGTGTTAAACCATCCAGATGTTGACTCAGTGGAAGTAATTAACGTGATGAAGGTTGTCAACAAGTACAAAGGCAATGTCCTTAAAGTGGTTTTATCTGAGCGAACATGTGACCAGCTAGGTGTAAAACGGCATCACAGTCGACTTATCTATCAGAACACGGAGGCAGTGTTCCCAGTGAAAAAGCAGACTATGctgaaaatgaaacttaaaaagaTCCACAAGAACAGCTACCAG tacTCGAAGGGCCTACTTAACTACAGTTTATAA